Proteins from a genomic interval of Apteryx mantelli isolate bAptMan1 chromosome 5, bAptMan1.hap1, whole genome shotgun sequence:
- the CNGA1 gene encoding LOW QUALITY PROTEIN: cyclic nucleotide-gated channel alpha-1 (The sequence of the model RefSeq protein was modified relative to this genomic sequence to represent the inferred CDS: substituted 1 base at 1 genomic stop codon): protein MKVGVIETHHSHMVVPSVVVEDTSEDPGQMHEGENRFLRQRYLPGTFALYNINNNSNKDEXKKKKKEKKSKSEEKKEKEKDGEQKNKEKKEKKQNKDKSKNKEKKEEKKKEIFVIDPAGNVYYNWLFCITMPVMYNWTMIIARACFDELQHDYLTVWFVADYVSDIIYVADMFVRTRTGYLEQGLLVKEEEKLREKYKTSFQFKLDFLSIIPTDLLYFKVGLSYPELRINRLFRVARMFEFFQRTETRTNYPNIFRISNLVMYIVIIIHWNACVYYSISKAIGFGADTWVYPNTSHPEFARLIRKYVYSLYWSTLTLTTIGETPPPVRDSEYFFVVVDFLVGVLIFATIVGNVGSMISNMNAARAEFQARIDAIKQYMHFRNVSKDMEKRVIKWFDYLWTNKKAVDEREVLRYLPDKLRAEIAINVHLETLKKVRIFADCEAGLLVELVLKLRPQVYSPGDYICRKGDIGREMYIIKEGKLAVVADDGITQFVVLSDGSYFGEISILNIKGSKAGNRRTANIRSIGYSDLFCLSKDDLMEALTEYPDAKAMLEEKGKQILMKDGLLDIEVANLGSDPKDIEEKISYMERAMDRLQTRFARLLAEYDAAQQKLKKRLTQIEKILKPVTEHEFSDLEELDPSTDKPGVSKAE, encoded by the exons ATGAAGGTAGGAGTGATTGAGACCCATCACTCCCATATGGTTGTTCCCAGTGTGGTCGTGGAAGACACCAGTGAGGACCCTGGGCAGATGCATGAAGGGGAAAACAG ATTCCTTAGGCAACGGTATCTACCTGGTACATTTGCACTCTACAATATTAACAACAATAGTAATAAAGATGAGTAA aagaaaaagaaaaaagaaaagaagag caagtcagaagaaaaaaaggaaaaagaaaaggatggagaacaaaagaacaaggaaaaaaaggaaaaaaaacaaaacaaagataagtccaagaacaaagaaaagaaagagga gaagaagaaagaaatttttgtTATTGATCCAGCAGGAAATGTGTATTACAACTGGTTGTTTTGCATCACAATGCCTGTCATGTACAACTGGACCATGATTATTGCTAG AGCCTGTTTTGATGAACTTCAGCATGACTACTTAACAGTATGGTTCGTTGCTGATTATGTTTCTGATATCATCTATGTTGCTGACATGTTTGTACGGACAAGAACAG gTTACCTGGAGCAAGGTCTTCTggtcaaagaagaagaaaaacttagAGAGAAATACAAGACATCTTTTCAATTCAAATTAGATTTTTTGTCTATCATACCAACTGATCTCTTATACTTTAAGGTAGGACTGAGTTACCCAGAATTAAGAATAAACAGATTATTTAGAGTAGCTCGTATGTTTGAATTCTTCCAGCGAACAGAAACAAGGACAAACTACCCAAATATCTTCAGGATCTCTAACCTTGTCATGTACATTGTGATTATTATTCACTGGAATGCCTGTGTGTACTACTCAATCTCCAAAGCTATTGGATTTGGGGCTGACACATGGGTCTATCCCAACACATCCCATCCTGAATTTGCCCGTCTGATTAGAAAGTATGTCTATAGTCTCTACTGGTCAACACTGACCCTGACTACTATTGGTGAAACACCCCCTCCTGTAAGGGATTCCGAGTATTTCTTTGTAGTTGTTGACTTCTTGGTTGGAGTATTGATTTTTGCTACCATTGTTGGTAATGTGGGTTCTATGATCTCCAATATGAATGCTGCCAGAGCAGAGTTTCAAGCAAGGATTGATGCTATCAAGCAGTATATGCACTTTCGGAATGTAAGTAAAGACATGGAAAAAAGAGTTATAAAGTGGTTTGACTATTTGTGGACAAATAAGAAGGCAGTGGATGAAAGGGAAGTCTTGAGGTATCTGCCAGATAAACTAAGAGCAGAGATTGCAATCAACGTTCATctggaaacactgaaaaaagttCGGATTTTTGCAGACTGTGAAGCTGGGCTGTTGGTTGAACTTGTCTTGAAACTCCGGCCACAAGTATATAGTCCTGGAGATTATATTTGCCGAAAGGGAGATATTGGACGAGAGATGTACATTATCAAAGAAGGCAAACTTGCAGTAGTTGCTGATGATGGAATTACGCAATTTGTGGTCTTAAGTGATGGTAGCTACTTTGGAGAGATTAGCATTCTTAATATCAAAGGTAGCAAAGCTGGCAACCGAAGAACAGCCAATATTAGAAGTATTGGTTACTCGGACTTGTTTTGTCTATCTAAAGATGATCTCATGGAGGCTTTAACAGAGTATCCAGATGCAAAGGCTAtgctggaagagaaaggaaagcaaatcttAATGAAAGATGGACTGCTGGACATTGAAGTTGCAAATTTAGGAAGTGATCCTAAAGATATAGAAGAAAAGATCAGTTACATGGAAAGAGCAATGGACAGATTACAAACAAGGTTTGCCAGGTTGTTGGCCGAGTATGATGCTGCAcaacagaaactgaaaaaaagactTACACAAATTGAGAAAATATTGAAGCCAGTTACAGAGCATGAATTCTCAGACTTAGAAGAATTAGATCCATCCACAGACAAACCTGGAGTgtcaaaagcagaataa